The genomic DNA aatttgacACTAATAAAATCAACATGCATCatcattaacaaataaatatatatatatatatatattgatttattagtattaaatcattttcagatttttttaaactctATTGATATATCTagttacttttttaaaaaaattacaaaattacaaaatataatatataatatagataataCTTTCTTTCAACCGTAAGTTCATTGtttaaattgaaaacaaataataaataataatacacaattaattACAACTgtaaatctttataatttttgttataaattgtttaagattttttttttcagcgaaaacaaatttcattaaaatcaaaGAGTTTTACAAAAACATTGAGAATTATTGTAACACAGTTATTACATACATAAATGTATGTGTCATACACTAAGAAAAATACAGCATAATGGATTTTGACGACGCTTTCCGTAGAGTAGTCTTACTCGCTAACCGATCAGAAGATCCGTTATTGTCcaacttcatatttgatttctCTTTATTACGAATTGTATTCAGGAACTTTTGGCTGACACTTCTTTTCACAAAACGTAACATTAAACCAAATGTGCCCAAAACTAATTCTGTAATGTAGACATAGTGGCACCAAAACGTCCGTACCACAGTATTTCTAGAATATTTCAACGTCTCTGTAAATCTCTTCAACAAAACCAcatatagttttattgtatCAAGCCAAGTACCCGAGCCTCTTGTGTAAATAGATTCCCATCTAATCGTCACCAATATATTTCTCATCCACCAAATCTGCTCAATGCCAATCATAACTTGTCACCAATATTTGGCCCAAAGCATATAAAAACTCGACATCTCAACCCAACATGAGTCAAACTGGGGCAACCATAATTCCATCacacaaacaatataaacatgAACGGGAGCAACAATTTGGTCGGATTGGAAAAGCACTATCACATCATCAAATCCGAGATTAATATCTctagttttgaattttaacaCCGTTTCCCTAATACTAAAGGAGATAAGGATCAAAAGGGAGAGAATAATAGCACCGATAATGTAGAGAATTATTAATCTCGTTGAGCACGGAGGAACCAAAAAGCCAATCTCCAACACAACCATAAGACGACTTCCGTTTATATGACCaatccataattttttttcatcatcttcaattttGTAAATTGAACCTCCTGGATCCCAGATATGGGTTTGAAAATCCTTTATCAAAATAGAGAAATTGAAGATCTGATCATGGTCTTGATGGTGTTGGAGACCAAAAGAATCAGAGTTGTAACACAGGAAGCCGCCTAGAATTATTCTTGGCAGAAAGACACCGATCTTGTAACGACTCCAATGCCGGTGGTTGATCGGAAGAAAACACTCTCCATACGAGAAAAGGACGATGAGatattaaatcaataacaaGAATCGGCTAGCCATAGGAAACACTTTGCcgatgttattggtttatattaaaaaaaacagaaaattaaaaactaaggAAAACAGGAAAGGGGGGCCGACGCTAGAGAAGCCAGCGCCGGCCGTGATCTGAACAAGAAAGGTTTTGGCCGGAAAAATTGCTTTAGGGGAGTCGCCTCACCCAAGAAAAAAACGGTTACTCGCACGTTAGTAGATGTCTATTTTTTAGTGTCTTCGAATTTAATTGTTTAAGATTtcttaaaaaactaaattttacatAGAATTGTTTTATATCTCACGTATATGAGTATATCCTCAATTTCCATTTTggaaaagatgaagaaatattcttttaaataagtaataattttaaaaaatattataccacagaatataataataacatattctTTTTATACAGAAAAAATAACTTAAATCAATCCCCTTTTTCAGGGATCttcaatattttattctttaagGTCACGTTCACTTACTTCGTATAtgttatttctttcttttctatacttcttttatttttctgggtagttttttactttcttaatTTCTTCAATAAATCTTCATATGTTTCAGCTTTGATTCCGTTTTATCTCAAAGGTTGTGATTACACTCATTCTCATATTTTGCTTTgttatgaatttttgtttgtttaaatcataattttggaaacGGTGAGGAGATCAATATGTATGTAGTTTTACATATGGTTTGGGGAAAGATAATGTAAAGTTATTCTTATACTTTCAAATAATTATTCTTATAGATACAAAGGTATTTCAAGAGATACAATCGTTCTAATTTTTGTAGAATGAAGATATTTTCAAGCACCATAATAGTTTGAATGATCCAATTAGCCAGAGCTAAACTTCATTAGTCTACATATAGAATATAGAAGTGACAGAgtacaaaaaaaagagttttcaattaattaatgtCCACGAAACAAAGGAAATGAATTAACATGGAACAAAAGCAAGATGTGTCTCATAAACCCTGAAGGACCATTgcattagtattttttttttttttgctgtaaaGGTTGATGATCATGTATAAGATCACTAGGGTTTGAATAAGATTTAATTTACTAATGGTGATTTTACtaaagattttaatatatttttattgagattttaatagatattttaaaccgtttttgctataaaaacaatatttacaaaaaaaaaattattaatcaaataaattagtaatacgaaaattataaataaatatattataaataatataattattgaaaatcaattatacAAATTAATATTGGCATTAATTTTAACTTCACTACTtacaattgatataaaattttaacatcaattaatatcacttatattaattgatacaaatttaacaatatttataataaatgatTCAAAACTTAACATCATTTTTTACAAGTGATACATATTAACATCTATAACAATaattgatgcaaatatttttaaaactgatgCAAAATATTTGTACACCAAATCATAAATCACTTATACAAATGATGTAAAACTTATTTGCATCAATTATAcatgatacaaatatataaaaaagtgatgtgatacaacctttttttttgtagtgggtATCCAAACTTTGACGATGTTACGATCTCATAATTTCTATTAACAGACTTTCAAAATCAGCAATAACACCGATATATCGAACCAAAATTTACTTAACGCTTAAGTTATTTTTTCAGTAAGTGTGATGATCTTGGGGAAATTTGTTTGTATTCCGATTTTCAAATCAACGAGCAATGAGTTATTCGTATATAGCAGTAGCTAGCCAATTTGGAAAGTTATACAAGCTAGATACTATTATTGTCTTCATATCTAATAATAATTCACAGAAATGCTTTGGTTggtataataataaatttgaaaatcaaatacaatgGTATTCAAAAATAGGAAACTAGTGAACGATATAGAAGGAGAATGAGGCGATGGGTCCAACATGATGTGAACTAGATGACGTGgcgtaaagaaagagagagatggagacaGCTTCGATTGCTCCCTTATCCTCCGACACCTGGCGTATTCATGTGCGTCGACTTCGCTTTGGCCgacctctttttttatttatttataatattttcactATTCTCATCTGTGTGGATCATGAACCTTGCTGGTCACGTTAACTTTGGAAATTTTGTAACACATTTTTCTTCAGCGGTTCAGTCAGTGTCTAATTTTGCGTCGGTAGTAAAATCCAATATACAATTACCAAACCGAATCGATCTATACGCTGCGTTTTGACTGTCTCTAAAAAAACGGTTTAAATAAGTCAATGGAGATTTAAAAAAAGTCCAGCTAGGGTAATAATAAACCGGCGGTCAATCGTGATGGATTCATCGCCGAGCCCTAACAAAGCGGTAACGGAGACGGGGTTCTCCGACCTCAAACAGTCAAACCTATTCTCTCCTGCGACATTATCGAAGCGCTAAAACGGTCTCTTTTCGAGTTCTGTACTCATGTTCAAGCGAGATGATCCCTTTACTTTGCAGCAACAAGGATGTTGTCGTCGATGCTACCACCTGTTCTGGGAAAACCTTAGCTTTCCTCGTCGAGTCGTCCCACTCGTCGAAATCATTCGTGGATCCCCCTCCTATACTCCTATCCTCCCAAGCCTCACCAGGTTCTATTCAAGAAAGAAGATGCTCTGAGAACGCATCCGATGTCATCCCGATTGTAAGAAAACACTTGCATGCCGCTACAATGTATTTAGATACGTGCAGCTACCATGAAGGGAAAAaggcatttgtttctttaattattttgtccAAGCTTGGAAGGAGCATCACTGCTTTAACATTCTCAGGTTGTTTCATGAGGCTCTcagtagtctttttttttgctgttttccCAAACATTTTTCTTGCTATTTAGCTTTTGTTATTGAAAAGTGTTCCTTTTTGCTTACTTGCAGATGGCAGGAACTTGAAATCGGAAAGCTAGCCATGGGATATGCCCTCTTGTTTCTTCCTTCAATGTCTGAAGTTAACCAAGGCAGGCTTTCTATGAGGGTTTCACACCCGTCGAAGGCGTTACTTTTGACGACATAAAATTCAAGTAGGTTTCTATCCTTGAAACACTTACGATATCCTCTGTTTTCTTAGTTACCTATTTACaatgtgttttatatatagagagacatCAAGGTTCATATTTTAGGGGACACAAACAAGATTTTGTAGTCTCAAGTCGGTAGTGTTATCAGGAATCGAATGCTCTCTGAGACAAGACATCAACAAGTAGGCACTAGGCATGTCTCTGAATCCGAATGTTTTGTAATAAATGCAGGGACAAAATCCGGGAGAAACAATGACAGCAAAACTTACTAACAAGGAAAGAAAGAGGACAAGCAGAGAAAAGAGTGAGAGGCAAGAATCACTCCAAAAAGGCTTGTGCTACTAGTGATTCTAGCGGAGACAAACAATCCAAACAGCTGAAGATAGAGAAGAGTTGGATCGAGACCgcattgaaaaaacaaaagaaagggtTGATTACAGAAGATGAATATACAAAACTCACAGGATTTCATTAGAGCAGAGATAGGGTGGTGGCCGGTGGGATAAGGGTAATAGTAgcatgttttgaaaataaaatgctAACAATAACTTTAAGAATCAAATaactgaataaaaaataaaaaatattaagaaactATCTTAGAGGGGGgtattcaatttgtttttgtaaggattttggaagattctaatattttagaattttgtaagatttagagggggtattcaacttgtttttataaggattttggaagattttaatattttagaattttgtaagatttaggagatgtttaggagatttgattgtgttttagatttatttttatttttcttttagataatgaaatgtgattctatcagattctatgagattttatagtaaactttgtgtgattttaaaatatttttctgtagATTTTTATTAATCGTTTATTTGTGAAGAATTGTCGATCTAGaccagaacaaaaacaaaaacaaaaacagagtaattgaGCTAAAAAGCTGCACGGCCACTGTTTTTTGTGTTGCCTGAGTCTTTTACgttcatcatgttttttttagcTTAATTAATCACTAAACTCCAAAGACTGTTTATCTAAActagaacaaaaacagagtaaggagaaagagagagaagcaaacgtgatagagagagaggcaaacttgagagagagataagcaAATATGAatgtgagaaaaaaatagaaacaaagagaaacaaactTGAATGTgacaaaacccaaaacagaggaatcaaaGTGTCCTGAATGAAAACAATCTTAAAAGAAGTATAGTACTGCATCATGACCCCATATTCATAGCATCATTCCACATGTTTGTTTATAATACTAATTACGTTTCGTTGGTACCTACTAATTATGAACATGTTTCTCTAATAAGTAAATTagtaatcagtttttttaaatactcaCCTTGACGGAGATGAACCTTGTGCAGGGAGAAGAAAGCTAAATTGTGCAGGGAGAAAAAAGCTGCTGATCGATgtataccatatatatatacaccaataGTTTAACCCTAATAAGCAAACAAGATAAAGCCCACTAAAGTATACTATGATCCGGTATGCTTTTACGGCGACAATGATTTACGACGACAAGATAAAAGTATCTTGCACAGACTACTGCAAATTGCAGTACATGAGAGATTTTTCATATTAgagggagaaaagagagagagcttacaGATTGTGATGATGGTTTCTATGgctgaaaagagagagaatagagatggtgatggtttgtttctttacaatagctaagaacagagaaaacaactcacaaaaacagagagataagaAAGTTATGAGAAGAATTCAAGGATGCCAAAGCCACGAGGTGTAGAGCCAGCAATGTCAAACGCAAGAGTGAAAGGAGATAAGAGAAGCTTGATTGCACTGAGCATCAACAAATTGTGCTAAACGACCTGTACTAAACGACCTGATCCTCTCACCATTggggacgaagaagaagaagataaggagcTTTCTCGTTTTGGGTTAGATGAAATACTTCAAAATTCTATGTTAAAGGATATGATTTTGACAGAAgtgttttttaactaaaaagagaaaaaagtatcctagaatcattcaaagtaacattctaaaaaaagttactattgattgaataacaagagatattaagttggttttataaattattgattgaataacaagagattctggattattttaaatgattttatataaatcttagttgaataacataggattcatgagattttttaaaaatctcaattaaataacaagggattttaataatactttaaaatccttaaaaaaacaagttgaatatCCCTCTTAATAATCTTAGTTTTATTAagagtaattaatcttttatatagatgatatcGTTAATCATGTAAACCTTCTTGTTACATGCTAATGTTATAACCAGACATCAATTAAATAAAGACcacgataattttttttgccgGGTCCATTAATATTGGGTCTTAGCCCATTAAGAGTTTAACAACACTTACTGATCTTTTCACGTTAGGCTTGGGCCAACGGATCTTTAgctaaaacaagaaacaaacgaAACGAATACTACACTCATCGGAGAAAATGCACGGCGGTGGCGGATTCAGTTTCAATTCGCTCGACCGGAGGCGAAATACGCCAAAGGTCCGACAAAGGCGGCGTTAATGTAAGTCGCCGGTTCCGAGTGGCTATAATCGTCTCTCTGATCTGGATACCCATCGTTTTGATTCGGACCTCCGACGATTGCTCCTGTCAGAatgttagggttagggttttgagtGTAGAATGATTGGAATCCGCCGTTGCAGCCTAGGGATTTAGAATGAAGTGAGTGGGAAGGAAGAGAAGATGCTCTGTGGTGGATTCTTTTCGGGAAATTAGATCCGAATCCAACCATGTACGACATTCTGATTGGGTTATCTCCGAGTATGTAATCAACTTGTCGCTTCGATAGGCTTAACAAGGCGTTTGGGACTATAACGGAGCTTCCGCAGTTGAATGTGTATTTTGTGGCTTTCATGTATTTGGCGTAAGTTGTGAGCAAGAATGTTATGGAGGTTACGTATTGCAGATTGCTTTGAGGTAACTTGTACATTAATCCCCCTGTAGTTAGTAAACATGTGATTGGTAAACATGGAAGATCGAGGTTGTTGTTATCAGGCATTTGATATAGAGAATTAGATCACCTTGAGTGTATTGGGTAGATGAGGAAGGAGAATCTGGAAGGATTTGGCAAATGAAATTCTCAGCTGCTTGCTTGTATGGCTCATAGTTGCTGTCTTTGTTAAGTAATGCTCGCTGccaaaaataatgattttgaaTTAGTGAGTTATAGTCTGATGCTAAAGAATGATTTGTTAATAAGTAGCGAGACAAACCCGTGACAGAAGAACATAGGCACCAGCATATTTATTGTCCCAGCTGAAGATGTCAGGTTGATCTCCACCTCCTAAGGATTTTATGAAGTTTGCGTAATACGGGTTATTGGTTGCTCTCAGCAGCCAGGACGCACCCCACATCAGCTCGTCCTGTCATCATAAAATTCACCTTTGGATCCGATTTTATGGTAAAAAGTGGTTTAGTTGTAGTGATTTTGTTGAGAGATGAAACATATGAAAGCAGACCTTGTAACCAGAGTAGGAGCAGTAGAAAGGACAAACGGATGAAGAAAGGGAATCACTGTAAGCTCCCCGGTACTGAATGGCAAATTGCATCACATCCTTAGCTGTTGCCAGCAGCAAACGAGAATACTTGGAATCAACTTTTCTGAAAACCATAGAAGCTGCAGCTAGAGCTGCTGCTGTTTCAGCTGCAACATCAGAACCGGGGTTAGAAGGGGATACAGAGTAAACTGTACGAGGTGTGTCCATGTCCTCAGGCCGTTCCCAGCATTTGTGATCAACATTAGGATCTCCTACCCCAACGTAAAGCTTTCCCGGAGTGGCTCTAGCACATTTCAGCAGATAATCCGTGGCCCAACGGATGTTCACACGTGCATTTTGCAGCTCAGGACCCATCCGCTTACCGTACTCAAGTGCGCTCCATGAGAGCATCGTGGTGGTAAACGCCATTGGGAAGTTGAACTTAACGTTGTCTCCTGCGTCATAGTACCCGCCGGTTAAGTCCACCTGCAATTCGTATAAAATTTACCTGCTTAAATTAGTTATCAATGTCACTGACAAAGATATTGTCTATAACAGGCTAAATTGTTTAGGGTGTATACATGAGCGGAGGAGCCATCAGAAAGGCCAGAGCTAGCCCTCCATGAGAGTTGTTGGCCTCTAGGAAGGCGACCAGATCGCTGACCTTGGAAGAAGAGCAATGACTTGGAGAGAGCTTCTCTGTAGTTTGGGTTGGCATCAACATTGCCTTTGAGAAGAGAcgagaaaaggaaaacaaagaagaaaggagaagccATTTTCCAAAGACAGAAGTAAATTGCTTTTGAGGGTTTTGAGGTACGAATCTATTACGTGCAGgtccacatatatatagagaaagggAAAGATCCAGAGTTAAGAGAGATAGGAGAGAGAATGATCCGGCGCTGATGGAAGCGATAAATATGGCTTTTTGGGTAATCAACGTGCTCCTAAACAAAGTAACCTTAATTTCTCCAATCCaaatcctcttcttttttttaatattttatgacTAATCCTTACCTTAGTTTAGCCTAACCAAATCCTCCTTTTCTCTTTTCGGTCTATTGTTATAACTTTACAGCGGTTGGGGTGGACAAATCCATCTGCGGATTagaccgctttttatttaccattcattaTGCGTAGTCCACAGTGGTGCGGTCtacagaaaacagaaacaaaaccgcAGCAGTCCAATTGCGGACCGTTTTTCCTTATAAATAGAGTTGGATCACAGCGGTCCATTATCCACACTTAAAACAGAACGGTCTAGTTCGCAAACAGATTTGTCCGCCGCCCTGACCGTAGTTACCATTCAGACTTTTAGTCTTCTTTATCTATTCAAATTCctctttatgtttctttgtaAATCTTTTATCTTAAAGTGTTGAAAAATGGAATAAACTAGGATTTTTGGCCTTAGTGGGGGCATTGGGAAGCAAGAAAGTCGTAACAGTCTCTCCTATTTCCGAAGAAGTAGTATTTGCCATTAGTGGGCACATGAATGAACGAAATATAAACGCACATAACGACTTTGCGTCTTCttgaaaatataaagttatGGTCAAAAAGACCAAATGCAAAACAGCAAAAGCGGgactttctagtttctactatAAAAGATGAGGAGATTGAATGATTTATGATATAAAAGCATTCATAAATTGCTTGATATTTACCTTTGcacccaaataaaaaaaaataaaaaagtttgcttgatatttatttatacatttgTTATCTTGTTGGAATCAAATCTTGTTGTAAGAGTTAACAAGTTAAGAAAACCTT from Camelina sativa cultivar DH55 chromosome 7, Cs, whole genome shotgun sequence includes the following:
- the LOC104701803 gene encoding endoglucanase 9: MASPFFFVFLFSSLLKGNVDANPNYREALSKSLLFFQGQRSGRLPRGQQLSWRASSGLSDGSSAHVDLTGGYYDAGDNVKFNFPMAFTTTMLSWSALEYGKRMGPELQNARVNIRWATDYLLKCARATPGKLYVGVGDPNVDHKCWERPEDMDTPRTVYSVSPSNPGSDVAAETAAALAAASMVFRKVDSKYSRLLLATAKDVMQFAIQYRGAYSDSLSSSVCPFYCSYSGYKDELMWGASWLLRATNNPYYANFIKSLGGGDQPDIFSWDNKYAGAYVLLSRRALLNKDSNYEPYKQAAENFICQILPDSPSSSTQYTQGGLMYKLPQSNLQYVTSITFLLTTYAKYMKATKYTFNCGSSVIVPNALLSLSKRQVDYILGDNPIRMSYMVGFGSNFPKRIHHRASSLPSHSLHSKSLGCNGGFQSFYTQNPNPNILTGAIVGGPNQNDGYPDQRDDYSHSEPATYINAAFVGPLAYFASGRAN